Within Pelotomaculum schinkii, the genomic segment CGATGGTCGCCGCCGTAGCTGTGTTTGAACCGCAGATGGCGCCAAAAACAGCACAGGCTGCCTGAGTGGCTATGGCCAGACCGCCTGGATAGTGCCCGATCAATTTATAAGCAAAAACAAACAACCTGGAGCCGATACCTGAATAATAGGCCAAAAACCCCATCCAGACGAACATGGCGATAACGCCCAGCGAATACGAAGAAAATGTGGAGTAGACTTCCTTGGTTACCATGCTGAAGGCCGCAGCCGGTGAGGCCAGGTAACCAAACCCGGCAAACCCCACCAGGGCCATGGCATAGGCTATAGGTACACGTAAAATCAAAAGCCCAAAAAAACCGATGATGCTGAGTAAACCAATGCTGAGTGGACTCATTTATCAACTTGCCGCCTTCTGTATAGTTTCAATCGCCCTGACCTTAGGCGTACCAAATGACACAGCAGAAGGCGAAAATAGCTTCCGGCAAGCCCCCACTGTCCTGACCAGCAATACCAGGGAAAGCGCCAGCAGGCCAAAGTCGACGAGATAGATGAAAGGATAGACCGGCGTCTGGGTCGTAGGGGAAGCTACGCCGGTAACCGCCATCCTGTTGGCGTAAATACCGGTTTGCCAGACACAAAGGCCCCAGAAAGACAAGGACAGCAAACCCGTCACCATATCTACCGCCGCCTGCATTTTTAACGGCAGGCGGTCGACCACAAAATCCACCGCGATGTGGCCGCTCTGGACCGCGCAGTAGGCTAAAGACAGCCCAATCATCACTGCAGTTAAAAAGGTCACATAATCAATAGTTCCCACAATGGGACTTTTGAAGATAGCGCGCAGCAGGATATTGCCCACAATCAGCGCCATGATCGCTACCAGGCACA encodes:
- a CDS encoding TRAP transporter small permease, with protein sequence MNKFTGLVTGLSRLLDQIAGLCLVAIMALIVGNILLRAIFKSPIVGTIDYVTFLTAVMIGLSLAYCAVQSGHIAVDFVVDRLPLKMQAAVDMVTGLLSLSFWGLCVWQTGIYANRMAVTGVASPTTQTPVYPFIYLVDFGLLALSLVLLVRTVGACRKLFSPSAVSFGTPKVRAIETIQKAAS